A window from Camelus dromedarius isolate mCamDro1 chromosome 9, mCamDro1.pat, whole genome shotgun sequence encodes these proteins:
- the ZNF792 gene encoding zinc finger protein 792 isoform X2 has protein sequence MAAAAAALLDPAQGCVTFEDVTIYFSQEEWGLLDEAQRLLYCDVMLENFALIASLGLTSFRSHIVAQLEMGAEPWVPDQVDMTSAMARGAYKGPGSEVSQDMNPKAAPSIQKHYPYDTCGLHLKDILQLAEHQATHPRQKPHVCEAYGKEFKFNANLHQQQMQQNGDKPIGRKEGRAALVKGCSDDTSRKPFPLREGGKDFVARCGFLQHQVPPSVWEPHHNSESVVDFPTVQRRKKCSEFENALSDKPSLIQQRTPTGERPYECSKCGIFFNYAAGLVQHQRDHNRGKPYECCQCGKFFSQHSSLIKHQRVHTGESPHVCSECGKFFSRSSNLIQHKRVHTGEKPYECSECGKFFSQRSNLIHHKRVHTGKSAHECSECGKSFNCNSSLIKHWRVHTGEKPYKCNECGKFFSHFDGLVQHQIVHTGERPYGCSVCGKAFSRSSDLLKHQRVHTGERPYECNECGKLFSQSSSLNSHRRLHTGERPYQCPECGKFFSQRSSFNNHRRLHTGERPYECLECGKTFRQSSNLRQHQKVHKPDKPYKCSECGKAFSQRSTLIRHQKIHARERSSENVLSPSATQRHGLVISSESGLYEELSARS, from the exons atggcggcggcggcggcagcgctGCTGGACCCGGCGCAG ggctgtgtgacctttgagGACGTGACCATTTACTTCTCCCAGGAGGAGTGGGGACTCCttgatgaggctcagagactccTGTACTGcgatgtgatgctggagaactttGCACTGATAGCCTCGCTGG GACTTACATCTTTCAGGTCCCACATAGTGGCCCAGCTGGAGATGGGGGCAGAGCCCTGGGTTCCTGACCAAGTGGACATGACTTCAGCCATGGCAAGAGGGGCATATAAAGGGCCTGGCTCGG AAGTGTCACAGGACATGAATCCCAAGGCAGCACCATCCATCCAGAAGCACTACCCCTATGACACATGTGGCCTACACTTGAAAGACATTTTGCAGCTGGCTGAACACCAGGCAACACATCCCAGGCAGAAACCACATGTATGTGAGGCATACGGGAAGGAGTTCAAGTTCAATGCCAACCTTCACCAGCAACAGATGCAGCAGAATGGAGACAAGCCTattggaaggaaggagggcagggctgcGCTTGTGAAGGGCTGCAGCGATGACACATCAAGGAAGCCTTTCCCACTGAGGGAGGGCGGGAAGGACTTTGTGGCCAGATGTGGTTTTCTCCAGCATCAGGTCCCTCCCAGTGTCTGGGAGCCACACCACAACTCTGAAAGCGTGGTGGATTTTCCCACCGTGCAACGCCGTAAGAAGTGCAGTGAATTTGAGAATGCTCTCAGTGACAAACCCTCACTCATTCAGCAGAGAACCCCCACTGGAGAAAGGCCTTATGAGTGCAGCAAATGTGGGATATTCTTCAACTATGCCGCCGGCCTCGTTCAACACCAGAGAGATCACAATAGAGGAAAGCCTTATGAGTGTTGCCAGTGTGGGAAATTCTTTAGTCAGCACTCCAGTCTCATCAAGCATCAGAGAGTTCACACCGGTGAAAGTCCTCACGTGTGCAGCGAATGTGGGAAATTCTTTAGCCGAAGCTCCAATCTCATTCAACACAAGAGggttcacactggagagaaaccttatgagtgcagtgagtgtgggaaATTCTTTAGCCAACGCTCCAACCTCATTCATCATAAGAGGGTTCATACTGGTAAAAGTGCTCAtgagtgcagtgaatgtgggaaatccttcAACTGCAACTCCAGCCTAATTAAACACTGgagagttcacactggagaaaaacCTTATAAGTGCAACGAGTGTGGGAAATTCTTTAGCCACTTTGATGGTCTTGTTCAACATCAGATAGTTCACACTGGTGAACGGCCCTATGGGTGCAGCgtatgtgggaaagccttcagccGGAGCTCTGACCTCTTGAAACATCAGCGAGTCCACACTGGTGAACGGCCCTATGAGTGCAATGAGTGTGGGAAATTGTTTAGCCAAAGCTCGAGCCTCAATAGCCATCGGAGACTTCACACTGGTGAACGGCCTTATCAGTGCCCTGAATGCGGGAAATTCTTTAGCCAACGCTCCAGCTTCAATAACCATCGGAGACTTCACACTGGTGAGCGGCCCTATGAATGCCTTGAATGTGGGAAAACCTTCAGGCAAAGTTCAAACCTGAGGCAGCACCAGAAAGTTCACAAACCAGATAAGCCATATAagtgcagtgaatgtggaaaagccttcagcCAAAGGTCTACCCTCATCCGGCATCAGAAAATTCATGCTAGAGAAAGGAGTTCAGAAAATGTGCTCTCTCCTTCTGCAACACAGCGGCACGGACTAGTGATTAGCTCTGAGAGTGGTCTTTATGAGGAGTTGTCAGCTAGAAGTTGA
- the ZNF792 gene encoding zinc finger protein 792 isoform X1, which translates to MAAAAAALLDPAQGCVTFEDVTIYFSQEEWGLLDEAQRLLYCDVMLENFALIASLGLTSFRSHIVAQLEMGAEPWVPDQVDMTSAMARGAYKGPGSDFCRGRDSEESPSELCVSVEVSQDMNPKAAPSIQKHYPYDTCGLHLKDILQLAEHQATHPRQKPHVCEAYGKEFKFNANLHQQQMQQNGDKPIGRKEGRAALVKGCSDDTSRKPFPLREGGKDFVARCGFLQHQVPPSVWEPHHNSESVVDFPTVQRRKKCSEFENALSDKPSLIQQRTPTGERPYECSKCGIFFNYAAGLVQHQRDHNRGKPYECCQCGKFFSQHSSLIKHQRVHTGESPHVCSECGKFFSRSSNLIQHKRVHTGEKPYECSECGKFFSQRSNLIHHKRVHTGKSAHECSECGKSFNCNSSLIKHWRVHTGEKPYKCNECGKFFSHFDGLVQHQIVHTGERPYGCSVCGKAFSRSSDLLKHQRVHTGERPYECNECGKLFSQSSSLNSHRRLHTGERPYQCPECGKFFSQRSSFNNHRRLHTGERPYECLECGKTFRQSSNLRQHQKVHKPDKPYKCSECGKAFSQRSTLIRHQKIHARERSSENVLSPSATQRHGLVISSESGLYEELSARS; encoded by the exons atggcggcggcggcggcagcgctGCTGGACCCGGCGCAG ggctgtgtgacctttgagGACGTGACCATTTACTTCTCCCAGGAGGAGTGGGGACTCCttgatgaggctcagagactccTGTACTGcgatgtgatgctggagaactttGCACTGATAGCCTCGCTGG GACTTACATCTTTCAGGTCCCACATAGTGGCCCAGCTGGAGATGGGGGCAGAGCCCTGGGTTCCTGACCAAGTGGACATGACTTCAGCCATGGCAAGAGGGGCATATAAAGGGCCTGGCTCGG ACTTTTGCCGTGGAAGAGACAGTGAGGAGTCACCTTCTGAACTTTGTGTTTCTGTAGAAGTGTCACAGGACATGAATCCCAAGGCAGCACCATCCATCCAGAAGCACTACCCCTATGACACATGTGGCCTACACTTGAAAGACATTTTGCAGCTGGCTGAACACCAGGCAACACATCCCAGGCAGAAACCACATGTATGTGAGGCATACGGGAAGGAGTTCAAGTTCAATGCCAACCTTCACCAGCAACAGATGCAGCAGAATGGAGACAAGCCTattggaaggaaggagggcagggctgcGCTTGTGAAGGGCTGCAGCGATGACACATCAAGGAAGCCTTTCCCACTGAGGGAGGGCGGGAAGGACTTTGTGGCCAGATGTGGTTTTCTCCAGCATCAGGTCCCTCCCAGTGTCTGGGAGCCACACCACAACTCTGAAAGCGTGGTGGATTTTCCCACCGTGCAACGCCGTAAGAAGTGCAGTGAATTTGAGAATGCTCTCAGTGACAAACCCTCACTCATTCAGCAGAGAACCCCCACTGGAGAAAGGCCTTATGAGTGCAGCAAATGTGGGATATTCTTCAACTATGCCGCCGGCCTCGTTCAACACCAGAGAGATCACAATAGAGGAAAGCCTTATGAGTGTTGCCAGTGTGGGAAATTCTTTAGTCAGCACTCCAGTCTCATCAAGCATCAGAGAGTTCACACCGGTGAAAGTCCTCACGTGTGCAGCGAATGTGGGAAATTCTTTAGCCGAAGCTCCAATCTCATTCAACACAAGAGggttcacactggagagaaaccttatgagtgcagtgagtgtgggaaATTCTTTAGCCAACGCTCCAACCTCATTCATCATAAGAGGGTTCATACTGGTAAAAGTGCTCAtgagtgcagtgaatgtgggaaatccttcAACTGCAACTCCAGCCTAATTAAACACTGgagagttcacactggagaaaaacCTTATAAGTGCAACGAGTGTGGGAAATTCTTTAGCCACTTTGATGGTCTTGTTCAACATCAGATAGTTCACACTGGTGAACGGCCCTATGGGTGCAGCgtatgtgggaaagccttcagccGGAGCTCTGACCTCTTGAAACATCAGCGAGTCCACACTGGTGAACGGCCCTATGAGTGCAATGAGTGTGGGAAATTGTTTAGCCAAAGCTCGAGCCTCAATAGCCATCGGAGACTTCACACTGGTGAACGGCCTTATCAGTGCCCTGAATGCGGGAAATTCTTTAGCCAACGCTCCAGCTTCAATAACCATCGGAGACTTCACACTGGTGAGCGGCCCTATGAATGCCTTGAATGTGGGAAAACCTTCAGGCAAAGTTCAAACCTGAGGCAGCACCAGAAAGTTCACAAACCAGATAAGCCATATAagtgcagtgaatgtggaaaagccttcagcCAAAGGTCTACCCTCATCCGGCATCAGAAAATTCATGCTAGAGAAAGGAGTTCAGAAAATGTGCTCTCTCCTTCTGCAACACAGCGGCACGGACTAGTGATTAGCTCTGAGAGTGGTCTTTATGAGGAGTTGTCAGCTAGAAGTTGA
- the ZNF792 gene encoding zinc finger protein 792 isoform X4 has protein sequence MGAEPWVPDQVDMTSAMARGAYKGPGSEVSQDMNPKAAPSIQKHYPYDTCGLHLKDILQLAEHQATHPRQKPHVCEAYGKEFKFNANLHQQQMQQNGDKPIGRKEGRAALVKGCSDDTSRKPFPLREGGKDFVARCGFLQHQVPPSVWEPHHNSESVVDFPTVQRRKKCSEFENALSDKPSLIQQRTPTGERPYECSKCGIFFNYAAGLVQHQRDHNRGKPYECCQCGKFFSQHSSLIKHQRVHTGESPHVCSECGKFFSRSSNLIQHKRVHTGEKPYECSECGKFFSQRSNLIHHKRVHTGKSAHECSECGKSFNCNSSLIKHWRVHTGEKPYKCNECGKFFSHFDGLVQHQIVHTGERPYGCSVCGKAFSRSSDLLKHQRVHTGERPYECNECGKLFSQSSSLNSHRRLHTGERPYQCPECGKFFSQRSSFNNHRRLHTGERPYECLECGKTFRQSSNLRQHQKVHKPDKPYKCSECGKAFSQRSTLIRHQKIHARERSSENVLSPSATQRHGLVISSESGLYEELSARS, from the exons ATGGGGGCAGAGCCCTGGGTTCCTGACCAAGTGGACATGACTTCAGCCATGGCAAGAGGGGCATATAAAGGGCCTGGCTCGG AAGTGTCACAGGACATGAATCCCAAGGCAGCACCATCCATCCAGAAGCACTACCCCTATGACACATGTGGCCTACACTTGAAAGACATTTTGCAGCTGGCTGAACACCAGGCAACACATCCCAGGCAGAAACCACATGTATGTGAGGCATACGGGAAGGAGTTCAAGTTCAATGCCAACCTTCACCAGCAACAGATGCAGCAGAATGGAGACAAGCCTattggaaggaaggagggcagggctgcGCTTGTGAAGGGCTGCAGCGATGACACATCAAGGAAGCCTTTCCCACTGAGGGAGGGCGGGAAGGACTTTGTGGCCAGATGTGGTTTTCTCCAGCATCAGGTCCCTCCCAGTGTCTGGGAGCCACACCACAACTCTGAAAGCGTGGTGGATTTTCCCACCGTGCAACGCCGTAAGAAGTGCAGTGAATTTGAGAATGCTCTCAGTGACAAACCCTCACTCATTCAGCAGAGAACCCCCACTGGAGAAAGGCCTTATGAGTGCAGCAAATGTGGGATATTCTTCAACTATGCCGCCGGCCTCGTTCAACACCAGAGAGATCACAATAGAGGAAAGCCTTATGAGTGTTGCCAGTGTGGGAAATTCTTTAGTCAGCACTCCAGTCTCATCAAGCATCAGAGAGTTCACACCGGTGAAAGTCCTCACGTGTGCAGCGAATGTGGGAAATTCTTTAGCCGAAGCTCCAATCTCATTCAACACAAGAGggttcacactggagagaaaccttatgagtgcagtgagtgtgggaaATTCTTTAGCCAACGCTCCAACCTCATTCATCATAAGAGGGTTCATACTGGTAAAAGTGCTCAtgagtgcagtgaatgtgggaaatccttcAACTGCAACTCCAGCCTAATTAAACACTGgagagttcacactggagaaaaacCTTATAAGTGCAACGAGTGTGGGAAATTCTTTAGCCACTTTGATGGTCTTGTTCAACATCAGATAGTTCACACTGGTGAACGGCCCTATGGGTGCAGCgtatgtgggaaagccttcagccGGAGCTCTGACCTCTTGAAACATCAGCGAGTCCACACTGGTGAACGGCCCTATGAGTGCAATGAGTGTGGGAAATTGTTTAGCCAAAGCTCGAGCCTCAATAGCCATCGGAGACTTCACACTGGTGAACGGCCTTATCAGTGCCCTGAATGCGGGAAATTCTTTAGCCAACGCTCCAGCTTCAATAACCATCGGAGACTTCACACTGGTGAGCGGCCCTATGAATGCCTTGAATGTGGGAAAACCTTCAGGCAAAGTTCAAACCTGAGGCAGCACCAGAAAGTTCACAAACCAGATAAGCCATATAagtgcagtgaatgtggaaaagccttcagcCAAAGGTCTACCCTCATCCGGCATCAGAAAATTCATGCTAGAGAAAGGAGTTCAGAAAATGTGCTCTCTCCTTCTGCAACACAGCGGCACGGACTAGTGATTAGCTCTGAGAGTGGTCTTTATGAGGAGTTGTCAGCTAGAAGTTGA
- the ZNF792 gene encoding zinc finger protein 792 isoform X3: MGAEPWVPDQVDMTSAMARGAYKGPGSDFCRGRDSEESPSELCVSVEVSQDMNPKAAPSIQKHYPYDTCGLHLKDILQLAEHQATHPRQKPHVCEAYGKEFKFNANLHQQQMQQNGDKPIGRKEGRAALVKGCSDDTSRKPFPLREGGKDFVARCGFLQHQVPPSVWEPHHNSESVVDFPTVQRRKKCSEFENALSDKPSLIQQRTPTGERPYECSKCGIFFNYAAGLVQHQRDHNRGKPYECCQCGKFFSQHSSLIKHQRVHTGESPHVCSECGKFFSRSSNLIQHKRVHTGEKPYECSECGKFFSQRSNLIHHKRVHTGKSAHECSECGKSFNCNSSLIKHWRVHTGEKPYKCNECGKFFSHFDGLVQHQIVHTGERPYGCSVCGKAFSRSSDLLKHQRVHTGERPYECNECGKLFSQSSSLNSHRRLHTGERPYQCPECGKFFSQRSSFNNHRRLHTGERPYECLECGKTFRQSSNLRQHQKVHKPDKPYKCSECGKAFSQRSTLIRHQKIHARERSSENVLSPSATQRHGLVISSESGLYEELSARS; this comes from the exons ATGGGGGCAGAGCCCTGGGTTCCTGACCAAGTGGACATGACTTCAGCCATGGCAAGAGGGGCATATAAAGGGCCTGGCTCGG ACTTTTGCCGTGGAAGAGACAGTGAGGAGTCACCTTCTGAACTTTGTGTTTCTGTAGAAGTGTCACAGGACATGAATCCCAAGGCAGCACCATCCATCCAGAAGCACTACCCCTATGACACATGTGGCCTACACTTGAAAGACATTTTGCAGCTGGCTGAACACCAGGCAACACATCCCAGGCAGAAACCACATGTATGTGAGGCATACGGGAAGGAGTTCAAGTTCAATGCCAACCTTCACCAGCAACAGATGCAGCAGAATGGAGACAAGCCTattggaaggaaggagggcagggctgcGCTTGTGAAGGGCTGCAGCGATGACACATCAAGGAAGCCTTTCCCACTGAGGGAGGGCGGGAAGGACTTTGTGGCCAGATGTGGTTTTCTCCAGCATCAGGTCCCTCCCAGTGTCTGGGAGCCACACCACAACTCTGAAAGCGTGGTGGATTTTCCCACCGTGCAACGCCGTAAGAAGTGCAGTGAATTTGAGAATGCTCTCAGTGACAAACCCTCACTCATTCAGCAGAGAACCCCCACTGGAGAAAGGCCTTATGAGTGCAGCAAATGTGGGATATTCTTCAACTATGCCGCCGGCCTCGTTCAACACCAGAGAGATCACAATAGAGGAAAGCCTTATGAGTGTTGCCAGTGTGGGAAATTCTTTAGTCAGCACTCCAGTCTCATCAAGCATCAGAGAGTTCACACCGGTGAAAGTCCTCACGTGTGCAGCGAATGTGGGAAATTCTTTAGCCGAAGCTCCAATCTCATTCAACACAAGAGggttcacactggagagaaaccttatgagtgcagtgagtgtgggaaATTCTTTAGCCAACGCTCCAACCTCATTCATCATAAGAGGGTTCATACTGGTAAAAGTGCTCAtgagtgcagtgaatgtgggaaatccttcAACTGCAACTCCAGCCTAATTAAACACTGgagagttcacactggagaaaaacCTTATAAGTGCAACGAGTGTGGGAAATTCTTTAGCCACTTTGATGGTCTTGTTCAACATCAGATAGTTCACACTGGTGAACGGCCCTATGGGTGCAGCgtatgtgggaaagccttcagccGGAGCTCTGACCTCTTGAAACATCAGCGAGTCCACACTGGTGAACGGCCCTATGAGTGCAATGAGTGTGGGAAATTGTTTAGCCAAAGCTCGAGCCTCAATAGCCATCGGAGACTTCACACTGGTGAACGGCCTTATCAGTGCCCTGAATGCGGGAAATTCTTTAGCCAACGCTCCAGCTTCAATAACCATCGGAGACTTCACACTGGTGAGCGGCCCTATGAATGCCTTGAATGTGGGAAAACCTTCAGGCAAAGTTCAAACCTGAGGCAGCACCAGAAAGTTCACAAACCAGATAAGCCATATAagtgcagtgaatgtggaaaagccttcagcCAAAGGTCTACCCTCATCCGGCATCAGAAAATTCATGCTAGAGAAAGGAGTTCAGAAAATGTGCTCTCTCCTTCTGCAACACAGCGGCACGGACTAGTGATTAGCTCTGAGAGTGGTCTTTATGAGGAGTTGTCAGCTAGAAGTTGA